tggcggcgtagagtcctccgggagatgattcccctctccggcagggtgccggaggcgatctcctggatcccccgagatgggatcggcggcggcggcgtctctggaaggttttccgtatcgtggctctcggtactgggggtttcgcaacggaggctttaagtaggcggaagggcaggtcaggaggcggcacgagggccccacaccacagggccgcgcggccaagggggggccgcgccgccctagggtgtggccacctcgtggccccacttcgtctcctcttcggacttctggaagcttcgtggcaaaataggaccctgggcgttgatttcgtccaattccgagaatattttgttactaggatttctgaaaccaaaaacagcagaaacaaagaatcggcacttcggcatcttgttaataggttagttccagaaaatgcacgaatatgacataaagtgtgcataaaacatgtagatatcatcaataatatggcatggaacataagaaattatcgatacgtcggagacgtatcagcatccccaagcttagttctgctcgtcccgagcaggtaaaacgataacacagataatttctagagtgacatgccatcataaccttgatcatactatttgtaaagcatatgtagtgaatgcagcgatcaaaacaatgtatatgacatgagtaaacaagtgaatcataaagcaaagactagtGCAGATGAAAGACAAAAAACTCGAAAGCACCATATCGCTTCACGCGTCGTCTCTGTGGCAACACCGGGTGTTCTTGACCACATGCAGCAACTGAAGTTGAGTTGCGTCAGACGTGCGCCGGTGACCTAACACGACACGTAGAGCAACCGTGGATCGACCTGAGAGACGCCGGTAGGACGCTCCTACGCGAACACTCGCGCGCGATCCAATCAACCCTCACAGATTTGGTGCTCCACTGGTAGGTTCAGACCGAATCAATCAGATAAGTTTAGCTGAACTGCCAGCCGACAAAGTACCAAATTATCCCAAAAACAGTACTGACTTCGGGTGTGGTTTTGGCCGTTTTGCTCTGGATATTTCAGCGTATAGTTTAAGAATGAGATACATCATTCAATCATAAGTAGATCTTCGAGGAAGGCTCCTGCCTAAAGCCAGTTACACTCTGGTAGCTTCGAAGTACACTAATTAGAGCTTGACGTGTGTGGTGTGCTGCACCGGCCATATCATCACTCAGGTCTCAAAATTCCAAACTAATTTAGCACCATATAACTGCATGGGTAGAGACTGAACACAAACATAACTGAAGTCAGTAAACAACTCCCAGAATGCAGGTGACCTACCAGGGATCCATGCCAGATGCCATTGTTCAGTAAGACCGCTAGTCTCTCTAGTCTCTCCTGCAAACAAGTAGACAGCTCTAATTTCATTTAGCGTGCTATAAATACCAGGCATTCTCTCGTCTCCAAACCACCACCACAGAAACAAGCAGCCCTCACATACACAGACAAGAGTGCAAACCTTTCACCGTGCGTGGAAGCGTGCAAGATGAACACCATGTCAGCCGTTGTCTTCCTCGGGGTTTTGATGCTCTCATGCAGTTACATGAGCAGCGCGGCACGGCACCTAGAGGAGGCCGTGCCCAAGGAGGAGCACCCACCGCATCCCATTGTGCCGGAGGTGCCAAAACCTGAACTCCCACCACACCCTGTTGTGCCCGAGCTGCCGAAGCCTGAACTGCCTCACCATGTCATCCCAAAGCCAAAGGAGCCCGAAGTGCCGCACCATGCAGTACCAGAGATGCCAAAGGTGCCCGAAGTGCCGCACCCTGCTGTGCCGGAGCTACCGAAGCCCGagctgccgccacaccctgcaaTGCCCGAGCTGCCGAAACCTGAGCTACCTCATCCAGTTGTCCCTGTGGTGCCAAAGGAGCATGAAGTCCCACACCCTGTCGTACCAGAGGCGCCAAAGGAGCACGAAGAGCCCCATTCTGCTGTGCCCGAGCTGCCAAAGCCGGAAATTCCACATCCTACCGTGCCCGAGGTACCAAAGATGCCAGAACTGCCGCACCCCACCATGCCGGAGTTTCCAAAGCATGAACTGCCACCATTCCCCAAAGCCGAGCTTCCCCCGAAGCCTGAGTTCCACCTCCCAGAGGCAGAGGCCAAGCCATGATCGTACTATACCTACATCATCGGCGAGCTATCTAAGTTTTATATGTATACCAGATGCATGTGTGTGTGTGATTGTTATGTAAAAGTGTGTACTAGCTGTACATGTCGTTAGCCTGCGGTCGAGTTCGTGAGACGAGCTAGCTCTGTCATTACCAAGGAGCGTTATGTATTGAGTTGAGTGGTGTTGCATGCATGTTGCATGTTGCAGCTGCTAGATCTGTTTTTAATACGTATATATGTGATACACGATGTATATGCATCGTATATACATGAGTAATGCATACATTATGGAGTTTTTGTACATGAGTCAGGCAAAGCTAAAACTTCAAATAATTTGGAAGGGAGGGAGTAGAAGAGTTCTAATCTGAATTCATATGCTTGGGAGTTCATACGTACTAGCTTTGTAGTGTGTCCTCGTCTCCTCTAGTCTTTTATCTTTCCACGTTTTTCTTTTGCAGTTTATCTTTTCATAGTTGAAGTGTGCTGATTTCTTACGTTTTCTAAAAGCTAAAGGAGTATATGCAGTTACACCAAAATAAGAACATATTTATGAAACCTTTTATACCATCTCCAGTGGCGGCATACCCAGAAATTTCTCGGAGTCTGGGAAAACATGTTTAAGAGACCATTTTATTTAGACAGAATGATCATAAAAATAACCTAACATAAGTTGTCACGTGACCGACAAGACTAGGCGGGACGCTAGGTTCGCCCATGACAATCTCCACCGTTCAAACGTCACCACTCACCACCAACAATACATAAAACTAACGTCGATGAAAACATTGCAACTTGCACTCTAGTCTCTAGACATAGATTACATGTCCCTAGTCTCCTAGCCCGAAGTCGCCGCCAGAGAGGAGGCTAAGAAACGAAAACCAACGGATGGAGAAGCTTTATATTCATGTGCCTAGATCTAATACTTGTTAGAAGAGACCAGAGTTAGACTCCTGCAAGAAATGAAATCTTGAACTTCTTAGTAAGGAGTACTTTTTCTATAAAAAAAAATGCTACCAAGGGCTAGTCTTGATTTGTTTCATATTTTAACTCTTTTATAAAacaaacaaataaagaaaatcctAATTGACAACCGTATATTGCATATACAACAAGCATGTCTCCTCTTCTGATTACAACACCCATGTTATTTTCTCTCCTCTTCCATGAATTGTTCCTCTCGTGTGTGCCCTCATATTGGGTTGTTAGTTGTTGTGTGTAATGTAGCCGTTGCAAAAGCTCCTCCATCCACCCATCTCCCGTCATTGGCCCCCCTCCCCTTGCTTCTCCGTCCGTCGGGGTCGCTAATGTCTCACGCACATCGGCGTGTCCACCGCTGGAGCTCCTCCGTGCGAGCCGGCCATCGTTGTTACCGCTCCTTCCTCTGCCCAACGTTTTTTTTTTCTCCTCATCTCATTGTTCGTGGTCCCAGCTTAGGATTGATAGAGGACCAAGGGAGATGGGTCGACGGTCATCGAATTCGGCGAGTCCGATCCGTTTTCGCAAGCTTGGGGACGAAGAGCTTGTGATGGTTTTTATGGTAAATTTTCCTTGTTGCAAAGGTTGTTTTGAAATGCTACAAACAACTATCATTTCTATTGTGGACTCACCAGTAAATTTTGCAATGATTCCTAGGGTATGCTATAAATAGATTTGTATTCATTGCTTGTAAAATGTATTTCCCTGGCATGATGCGCATTTAATGCATACCTTGGATGAGTTTATTTGTTGTGTTGCAATCTGTGacacattttaacttgttttgctgCAGATAAATGGAAATGTGTTGCCTACACAGCCTATTTTTGCTACATTGGTTTGTTCAAAATACAGTTTTTTTGCTACATTTCGCAAGTTTCTATGGATTTATAAAAACTGTTGCAAAATGATATTATAATTTTTTTAACTATCATGTTCAAAAAAATGTTACGGTCATTATTCTTTTGCAACAATGATTGGGTCCATTTCAGCATACTGAAAGTGATGGCAACATCAATCCGTGACGCCTAGCACTTGCCAATAAATAAACTCCACATGGAAAATGGTAtatgactgaaggagatatgccctagaggcaataataaagtggttattatttatatctttatgtttatgataaatgtttatatatcatgctagaattgtattaaccgaaacattagtacatgtgtgatatgtagacaaacaagaagtccctagtatgcctcttaaactagcttgttgattaatggatgattagtttcataatcatgaacattggatgttattaataacaaggttatgtcattgtgtgaatgatgtaatggacacacccaattaagcgtagcataagatctcgtcattaagttatttgctataagctttcgatacatagttacctagtccttatgaccatgagatcatgtaaatcacttgtaccggaaaggtactttgattacaccaaacaccactgcgtaaatgggtggctataaaggtgggattaagtatccggaaagtatgagttgaggcatatggatcaacagtgggatttgtccatcccgatgatggatagatatactctgggccctctcggtggaatgtcgtctaatgtcttgcaagcatatgaatgagttcataagagaccacataccacggtacgagtaaagagtacttgtcaggagacgaggttgaacaaggtatagagtgataccgaagatcaaacctcggacaagtaaaatatcgcgagacaaagggaattggtatcgtatgtgaatggttcattcgatcactaaagtcatcgttgaatatgtgggagccattatggatctccagatcccgctattggttattggtcggagtgagtactcaaccatgtccgcatagttcacgaaccgtagggtgacacacttaaagttggatgttgaaatggtagtacttgaatatggaatggagttcgaatatttgttcggagtcccggatgagatcccggacatcacgaggagttccggaatggtccggagaataagattcatatataggatgtcattttatgtgaaataaaatgtcgcggaaggttctatggaaggttctagaaggttctagaaaagtccgaaagaaaccaccaaggaaggtggagtccacatgggactccacctccatggccggccagccctaggtggggaggagtcccaagtggactcccccatagggggccggccacccccccacatgggaggtggaaatcccacctttgggtgggagtcctagttgggctaggtttccccctcttatggaaggtttttttgttcgggtcttattcgaagacttggacaccaacacttggggatccacctatataatgaggggccaagggagggggccggccaccccaagaccacaagctggccgccccccatagagtggccggccacccctcccaaaccctagccaagttcctctcctccatattgcccgcatagcttagcgaagctccgccggacttcttcaccgccaccgacaccacgccgtcgtgctgtcggattcaagaggagctactacttccgctgcccgctggaacggggaggtggacgtcgtcttcatcaacaaccgaacgtgtgaccgagtacggaggtgctgcccgttcgtggcgccggaaccgatcgtgatcaagatcttctacgcgcttttgcaagcggcaagtgatcgtctaccgcagcaacaagagcctcatcttgtaggctttggaatctcttcaagggtgagactcgataccccctcgttgctaccgtcttctagattgcatcttggcttggattgcgtgttcgccgtaggaaaatttttgttttctatgcaacgttatcctacagtggtatcagagccgtgtctatgcatagatggttgcacgagtagaacacaatggtttgtgggcgttgatgctcttgttatctttagtttgagtactttgcatctttatggcatagtgggatgaagcggctcggactaactttacatgaccgcgttcatgagacttgttcctcgttcgacatgcaacttgtattgcataaaaggctttgcgggtgtctgtctctcctactatagtaaagattcaatttactcttctattgaaaacattagtatcaacgttgtggttcatgttcgtaggtagattagatctctctcgaaaaccctaaaccacgtaaaatatgcaaaccaaattagagacgtctaacttgtttttgcagggtttggtgatgtgatatggccataatgtgatgatgaatatgtatgagatgatcattattgtattgtggcaaccggcaggagccttatggttgtctttaaatttcatgttgagtagtatttcaaagtagttgtaatagttgctacatggaggacaatcatgaagacggcgtcatgaaccttgacgctacgccgacaatgatggagatcatgcccgttgatgatggagatcatgtccatgctttgaagatgaagatcaaaggcacaaagactaaagggccatatcatatcacatatgaactgcatgtgatgttaatcctttatgcatcttattttgcttagatcgcgacggtagcattataagatgatccctcacattaatatcaagataataaagtgttctcccctcgtatgcaccgttgtacagttcgtcgtttcgaagcatctcgtgatgatcggatgtgatagattcaatgttcacatacaacgggtgtaagccatgttgcacacgcggaatacttgggtttgcttgacgagcctagcatgtacagacatggcctcgggacaacggaaaccgaaaggttgaacacgagtcatatggatgatatgatcaacatgttgatgttcaccattgaagctacatcatctcacgtgatgatcggttttggtgtagtggatttggatcgtgtaccacttaacaactatgagggatgttgtattaagtgggagttcattagtaattagattaaaacatgaactaattatcataaacatagtctgagtagtattttgaattaattttgtagtattggcatccgttttctaccatgcgctagtcttgttattgagatagaaatactgttaaaatctgacaagaaactttacggattggtaccgtattgttaaagaatcaagaattgattaagtcctattgcaaacttttagtaaacctcacattgttgattcaaagagctatggtttcaattagtacctaaagttatcttgtctccgtcaaacttgaatttcaaatttgtttgaaaagtaaggagctgaaaatttagttttcagaaataatcaaggtatgagatatatgtgatatctaagaccttattgcaagatgatagaatataatttggtgagactacataaactcataagttttatgggaatgtatgaaggttgaagatgccaggcgtcacaatcctccaactattggggcactaacgatattcgcatatccatgaagttatcatccttagtatgcaccgttgctaaagactcgtcgtatcgaagcatcacgtgatgatcgggtgtgatagattctacgtgtgcatacaacgggtgcaagctagatttgcacatgcaaatatcaaggttaaaactttacgagcctagcatgtacagacatggtctcggaaagtcgtcatgatatgatggataaaattatgagtgaaattgttcatcatattataaagttactaatagtgaaatctggaacacttgtcatatgatgatcaacttcaaagtaagaacctcaaggttattggtattcgaccaacaaaccgagaagttattgaagttgatatgtttctctgaataatgaggaaagctaaaagagaaactgcaaaagatattttggcaaaaagaaaaagaaaagactagaaagtctagctcaggtgtatataaatgatatacatgttatggttgtatttctagttaagtcacactatgaaattcttgggtattagtactatattggttggtatgaagtgtcatacaaaacaacgcaatacaagaatacaatggcctaagtgactgacaaggaatatgataggaatgcacgtcagaaacaaaaataaagtgttattatgttcgtcgttggcattctatctagcccttagaatttataataaagaacttaataattgttattttgctctggtcaaatgaaaacaatgagttgttcaaattatgacattactccatgtatgatggataagttattataaatcttaatggtgaaacacacatacataaaactgacgctaaaatgccataaggcaaatgatttgaattccacttatttgtggaaccgccatttaggtcatgttagaaaggaacgcatgaaggaactccatgtaaatggatttttggagtcatttgatttttgaatcgtttggcgcttgcaaatcttttctaaagagaatgattaaaataccgttcataggccaaaagttgaacgggcaactaacttagtggaaaaatacatgatgatgtatgtggttcactgggcatagttgtgtgcgggagattattctacttcatgaaaactttcaacaatgaattgagtatatatatgtgaatatattcaacaaggaagaagtttgaaacatttgaatagattcaaataaatttcagcatgaagtggaaatcatcgtaatagaaaagtcaaatatctatgattggatcatggtggaaatatttgaattacgagttttagcgaacatctaagagagttatgaagttgttctacaactcacgtttcttggagtatcatagtgatgatgaagtatcagagatgtatccaaaccttgttggattaatgatgagataaaatattatgacgccattatatttttgtggattatgctttagtgactaccgcttttacactgaatagagcatcatcatgatccgttgaaatgacaccatacgagttatggcatgggtatgaaacctgatagttttttcttaaattttggtatgcatagcataagtaaataagtttacaaccaaaatcggatgaatgtctttgttggttatcccagagaattgattgggaattcttcccactatggagacaaagacaaaagtgtttgtcaatgtttcttatttccaagaaattgtttctagtgaagtttttgagtgggaggacaatataatttgataaggtttatgaacctgagcataatgatcagagtagcgcagcatcggaatttgtttcgaaagcggccacgacgatcatggctcccatgactacaaagtgttttagccatggagatcgaagtacatattgaaccttgtaggtatggtttactttgtgatcaaataaatgatttgtgaacaaaggattgattttgaacaatgataaaccaactacaaacaaagaagttatgatgggccctgactccgttaaaatggctatacgccatgaaatccaagatagatgaatactttatgaaagtaaatggatctatgaaattgatagacttggatgaaatatccttgaagaaagcttgacttgtcgaaaaattgtttacgacaaagttcaaagagttgaatacgataagattagatcttccgtagcaatgcttatagtctatgtggattattctagtaatcactacatatttcttttatgagatatgctagtaggatggcaaaatacactacttaacagaagtatgtatacaagatacaaccaagagttttgctggtccgtggaatactagatagctatacaagcttcagttggatgaagtaagtatcacggagttggaatcttcaccagatgaaatagtcaaagagttttttgatttcatcagagacgatgaagaggcttgcatttgcaagaaaataagtgggagcgctaagacacatttataatactttatgtaggtgacatatagttggttataaatgatgtaattatatacttgattaaaaggtttcattgagaattaacttcaatgaaaggatatggactgaaacaaatttagtgtcaagatctatgaagatagattgaaacacataaataagtttaagtcaaagtacatatgatggatattgaagtagttcaatatagaaatattaagaaaatgttcttgtcatgtgaaggtttaacaagacttgagtgtatctgacactcaatgagtaaaaccacatgagtgattatagatcacaaataatatgtacacaatcagatgtcatgtgctcttaaaaatgttatgagcatgtaccagaatgattcatgtgatgatcattgaaaaacagtaagaatattcttgagtacttgagaagaaccaaggatatatatatatagttttatatggagaaatgacaaaacaaatcgctgtaaagtgttgcaccgatattagttttgtcacatatataaaatttcaaatctcaaattagactaagtgttgttttaaaaggtagcacaatgagctagaagttgtctatgctagatttagaagagttctaaatatcgtgacggattctacaaaagaaggcagagtatgtcattgttttgacaataacaaaggatgttaagtcaagaggttcttcgagagcttggtgtagttccgacagagtcagaattttgaagctatattgtgtgtgacaatattagtgacatatttcagaccgcgaaattaaggttccaccagaagaccaaacatatttaatgccgactcatttggaaatgagtgatgcgttgagacgcaaatgaattacaaaatacatacgtttctgagcgtgtcagatccgttgactaaaaacctctcccgtgagcaatacatgataaagcaccataaggccaaggtgttatatctttacaaatgtaaactagattattgactctagtgcaagtgggagactgaaggagatatgccctagaggcaataataaagtggttattatttatatctttatgtttatgataaatgtttatatatcatgctagaattgtattaaccgaaacattagtacatgtgtgatatgtagacaaacaagaagtccctagtatgcctcttaaactagcttgttgattaatggatgattagtttcataatcatgaacattggatgttattaataacaaggttatgtcattgtgtgaatgatgtaatggacacacccaattaagcgtagcataagatctcgtcattaagttatttgctataagctttcgatacatagttacctagtccttatgaccatgagatcatgtaaatcacttgtaccggaaaggtactttgattacaccaaacaccactgcgtaaatgggtggctataaaggtgggattaagtatccggaaagtatgagttgaggcatatggatcaacagtgggatttgtccatcccgatgacgaatagatatactctgggccctctcggtggaatgtcgtctaatgtcttgcaagcatatgaatgagttcataagagaccacataccacggtacgagtaaagagtacttgtcaggagacgaggttgaacaaggtatagagtgataccgaagatcaaacctcggacaagtaaaatatcgcgagacaaagggaattggtatcgtatgtgaatggttcattcgatcactaaagtcatcgttgaatatgtgggagccattatggatctccagatcccgctattggttattggtcggagtaagtactcaaccatgtccgcatagttcacgaaccgtagggtgacacacttaaagttggatgttgaaatggtagtacttgaatatggaatggagttcgaatatttgttcggagtcccggatgagatcccggacatcacgaggagttccggaatggtccggagaataagattcatatataggatgtcattttatgtgaaataaaatgtcgcggaaggctctatggaaggttctagaaggttctagaaaagtccggaagaaaccaccaaggaaggtggagtccacatgggactccacctccatggccggccagccctaggtggggaggagtcccaagtggactcccccatagggggccggccacccccccacatgggaggtggaaatcccacctttgggtgggagtcctagttgggctaggtttccccctcttatggaaggtttttttgttcgggtcttattcgaagacttggacaccaacacttggggatccacctatataatgaggggccaagggagggggccggccaccccaagaccacaagctggccgccccccatagagtggccggccacccctcccaaaccctagccaagttcctctcctccatattgcccgcatagcttagcgaagctccgccggacttcttcaccgccaccgacaccacgccgtcgtgctgtcggattcaagaggagctactacttccgctgcccgctggaacggggaggtggacgtcgtcttcatcaacaaccgaacgtgtgaccgagtacggaggtgctgcccgttcgtggcgccggaaccgatcgtgatcaagatcttctacgcgcttttgcaagcggcaagtgatcgtctaccgcagcaacaagagcctcatcttgtaggctttggaatctcttcaagggtgagactcgataccccctcgttgctaccgtcttctagattgcatcttggcttggattgcgtgttcgccgtaggaaaatttttgttttctatgcaacgttatcctacaatgtcCAATTATGTTGGACATTGAATATCATAAAGAGCAAATGGTGTTTGTCTGGAACTTGCCAAAAAGTTTGAAGCTAGATGGTTGGAACAACCATTGGTAGATTAAGTGGTGAACCATTTTTGGGAAAAGGCGAAATTATCTGGGAGTGCTCTAATGAAAACATTAGACGAGGTTCATGGTGATCTTCACTCATgggataaaaacattataaaaagCCCAAAGAAACGTATAGAAAATCTGAAAATGAGTTAGAAGAGCTGATGGGAGGGCTAATGATGGATGAGGCAATATATAGTCAGCGTGATATTTCGTTAACTTTGGAAAACCTTTTTGAACAAGAAGGGATTGTGTGGTGACAGAGGGGACGAGAAAATTGGTTACGACAAGGTGATAGAAATACTAGTTTttccatcactatccagaaagaagaaaaaccaaatcaaaggaCTAATTGATGACAATGGCAATTATGTGGAGGAAACGTGATGAACAAAGTGCATGTCCGTGTGACAAAAGCAACGAATATGATGCTTTTATCCCCGTATACGCCTGATGAAGTTAAGAAGGCGCTATGGGGAATTGGGGACCTAAAGGCACCA
This region of Lolium perenne isolate Kyuss_39 chromosome 2, Kyuss_2.0, whole genome shotgun sequence genomic DNA includes:
- the LOC127332767 gene encoding uncharacterized protein — protein: MNTMSAVVFLGVLMLSCSYMSSAARHLEEAVPKEEHPPHPIVPEVPKPELPPHPVVPELPKPELPHHVIPKPKEPEVPHHAVPEMPKVPEVPHPAVPELPKPELPPHPAMPELPKPELPHPVVPVVPKEHEVPHPVVPEAPKEHEEPHSAVPELPKPEIPHPTVPEVPKMPELPHPTMPEFPKHELPPFPKAELPPKPEFHLPEAEAKP